The genomic segment ccattgtaggtcggggggtcactgtatatatatggtatgtcggggccatcgtaggtcgggggggtcactgtatatatatggtatgtcggggccatcgtaggtcggggggggtcactctatatatatggtatgtcggggctatcgtaggtcgggggggtcactgtatatatatatggtatgtcggggccatcgtaggttgggggtcactgtatatatatggtatgtcggggccattgtaggtcggggggtcactgtatatatatggtatgtcggggccatcgtatgtcgggggtcactgtatatatatggtatgtcggggccatcgtaggtcgggggtcactgtatatatatggtatgtcggggccatcgtaggtcggggggtcactgtatatatatggtatgtcggggccatcgtaggtcgggggggtcactgtatatatatggtatgtcggggccatcgtaggtcggggggtcactgtatatatatggtatgtcggggccatcgtaggtcggggggtcactgtatatatatggtatgtcggggccatcgtaggtcggggtggtcactgtatatatatggtatgtcggggccatcgtaggtcggggggtcactgtatatatatggtatgtcggggccatcgtaggtcgggggtcactgtatatatatggtatgtcgggccatcgtaggtcgggggggggtcactgtatatatatggtatgtcggggccatcgtaggtcagggggtcactgtatatatatggtatgtcggggccatcgtaggtcgggggtcactgtatatatatggtatgttggggccatcataggtcgaggggtcactgtaatggGATAGAAAACacctattaaaacattttaaaaaagccacattaaaggagtactccaggatctgaagacttatcccctatcctgggaccccctgcgatctcccttaaggggccccggcagtccgcacaaagggggagatttttaaagacctgtgcagaggaaaagttgtccagttgcccatagcaaccaatcagattgcttctttcgtttttaacaagacctctgctaaatgaaagtagtgatctgattggttgctatgggcaactgggcaacttttcctctgcacaggtgttgataaatctcccccaaagtctgtGTGTCGGAGCAGAGGCCGGCGCGCCCCTCAATGCAGcgagattgccgaaagcagcgatccagctctcccatagtgtTGTGTTAAAGCGGCGCGTCGGATGCGGCTTCGTGCGATGGTCGACACACGTCCTTTGTGCGGACTGCGGGGGCCCGTACggcatcctaaggataggggatacgttttcagatctgggagtactcctttaatttcatAGGAAGGATAAATCTGCGGGTGAAGTAATGAAAAGAAGTACTTGGTTAATCTATCGGAAAGTGACCTAGTgcgatatacagtgatccctcaacatatgatggtaatccgttccaaatggaccatcgtttgttgaaaccatcgcatgttgagggatccgtgcaatgtaaagtataggacagcggtctacaacctgcggacctccagatgttgcaaaactacaacacccagcatgcccggacagccaacggctgtccgggcatgctgggagttgtagttttgcaacatctggaggtccccaggttgaagaccactggtattggaggttgtaccgctcgtcaccactgccctggatgtcgccgtccatcactgtcgccgggtccccgaggtgtccccgccgctccggcaaggcctctgcttccccgggatcctcgctctccgtcgccgccatcacgtcactacacatgccgctcctattggacgacgggacggcgtgcgcagcgacgtgatgacgacgaaggagagcgccgacgatgcagtggatcccgaagaggacgcaccggagccccgaggacaggtaagtgatcgtcagcggaccacacggcgcaccgtaaacggctatccggtggcagctgaagcagtctgcgctgcaggatagccgtttatgcgatggcgccgacatacaaaagcatcgtatgttgaaatgatcgtatgtcggggccatcgtaggtcgaggggtcactgtatacaaaaaattgaaaataaataaatacataaataaatatatatatatatggaaaaatataaatatgaatttatatataaatgaataatatttatatattattatgtattatatacatataattttttatttattaataaagaaaaaaatgataaacATAGAAATtagtttattataaaaataaataaacaaacaaacaaatacatttataaaaaaataaacaaataaatcaatgaaaaaaaaatgtaagtaaacaaataaaaataaataaatgaataaataaattacagTAAAACTCTACCAGGTGGGCAATTTTTCTTACATATTTTTAAAAGGATGATAGGACTAGCAGCTCAACGAATAGTtaatacaatgtttcccaactagggtgagtcgagcatgctgggagttgtagttttgcaacatctcaacgcaccctggttgggaaacgttggGTTAATAGAAAGAAAGATGAAGAAGTAGCAGGGCGTGGACGAGTCCCCTTGACATATACAGCACTGGAAAGGGGCGGGGTTAAGAGTGGGTTACTGGGATGTGGGCGGAGCCACATCAGGAAGGCTGAATCTAAGGGGCCTGTGGGGGGGAGAAAGGAGAGCGAGGTAGAAGAATCATCTGGACGAAGGTGGAGGAGACACCGGAGAACGTCAGGTGAGATATAAggctatatataagatataaggCGTCTCCGGCCCTTTAAGAAACCTTTTATTTAAAGTAAAAATAACTTcaaaagttaaagaaaaaaaaaagaaaaactttcaaTGACTTTAATCAGATGTTATGATTCTAGGATGGATCCAGAACTAATGAAGAATTTAGCGAAGGAGATGGAGAACATGATCATCAAAATGGGGGAGATCCAGggcgtccccctccctgataccACCTGCGAAATCTGGGACAAGATCTACAACTTCCAGGCGCGAGAAGACGATATCTTGGTCGCTACGTTCCCTAAAGCCGGTAAGTGATGTTCCTGACCCCGCCCCCTAGTGATAGCCCCGCCTACTGCGCCAATGTCTACCGCTCCACTGTTAGGTCCAGATGAATAATGTATCTGTATAAGGATTTCATAACATGGGGATTTATACTGAATGTAAATCTGTATACaaggagctccccctagtggcgaTCATTACATAgaataagcttagatacagtgggtcagcagacagtatcatacatgagCTTAGCTACATTGACtgagcaggcagtatcacacatgatgggcttagatacaccactatgcagacagtatcacacatgataggtttagatacagtggctcagcagacagtatcacacatgagcttAGGTACATGGGGTTAACAGGCAGGTTGCCAAGTAGTAGGCTTACAAGCAacagctcagtagacagtatcatccatgatgggcttagatacggCAGCTTAGAAGACAATATCACGCAAGTCAGGATTAGATACAAAGGcttagtagacagtatcacacgtgatgggcttagatacagctgCTCAGCAGACAATATGAAACATGAAAGTATTAGACGCAGAGGCTCAGCAGACAAATATCACAcaatgggcttagatacagcagacaaatATCACACAATGGGCTTAGAGACACCAACTCATTATCATACataatgggcttagatacagcagatcaGCAAACCATATCAcaaatgataggcttagatacagcagacagtctcaagtatgacaggattagatacagaggctcagcagacagtatcacatgataggcttggatacatggccttagcagacagtatcacacacagtaaGCTTAGAATCCGCAGCCCAACAGATTATATCAAAGATAATAGCAACCAATACagcaagggggcgctccctccacctggggaaaagataagggggcgctccctccacctggggaaaagataagggggcgctccctccaccTGGGGAAAGATAAGGGGCGCTCCCTCCACCTGGGGAAAAGATAAGGAGCGCTCCCTCCACCTGGGGAAAAgataagggggcgctccctccacctggggaaaagataagggggcgctcccccctcctggggaaaagataagggggcgctccctcctcctggggaaaagataaggggcgctccctcctcctgggGAAAAGATAAGGGGCCCTCCCTCCTCCTGGGGAAAAGATAAGGGGCGCTCccccctcctggggaaaagataagggggcgctccctccaccTGGGGAAAAGAtaaggggcgctccctcctcctggggaaaagataaggggcgctccctcctcctggggaaaagataacgggcgctccctcctcctgggGAAAAGATAAGGGGCGCTCCCTCCTGCTGGGGAAAAGATAAGGGGCGCTCCCTCCCTCCACCTGGGGAAAGAtaaggggcgctccctcctcctgggGAAAAGATAAGGGGCGCTCCCTCCCTCCACCTGGGGAAAGAtaaggggcgctccctcctcctggtGAAAAGATAAGGGGCGCTCCCTCCCTCTACCTGGGGAAAGATAAGGGGCGCTCCTTCCCTCCACCTGGGGAAAAGAtaaggggcgctccctcctcctgagGAAAAGATAAGGGGCGCTCCCTCCCTCCACCTGGGGAAAGAtaaggggcgctccctcctcctggtGAAAAGATAAGGGGCGCTCCCTCCCTCCTGGTGAAAAGAtaaggggcgctccctcctccttgGGAAAAGATAAGGGGCGCTCCCTCCCTCCACCTGGGGAAAGAtaaggggcgctccctcctccttgGGAAAAGATAAGGTGCGCTTcctcagcttgctcccccccgcactaaccagcggtactggctgatgGTGCGGGGAACGCTGATCAGTTTAATACCTACTGTGCCGGATCTGCTGCGCTATTCGGCCGATATATTCGTTTTCccctatatgctaattaggtgctaactggcacaggtggggtttttggcactctgacgtcaccaGCTGTAgccccgcccagctcatcaatattcctcccctccctcttcattacagagtggggggaagagggagaggcggagggaggggaggaatattgatgagctgggcggggcTGCGGCCGGCGgcggtgacgtcagagtgccagggTGGATCGGGGCACAGTAggtatcaaactgatcagcgtcccctggtactgctggttagtgggggggggggggagcaagctgacagttttcctttaattaaaaaaagcgatcaaaaagtcccatcaaaacagaaatggttctgttaaaaactacagatcggggcgcaaaaaactgaccctcatacaggccccgtataaggagaaataaaaaagttataggggtcagaataggacaaaatttcccccccgcatatgtgtatcctgtgatgtcacgcatgtataatataatttttatgatgcaaattagcatggccggtatgttttttgcaggaaaggtggcgaccctagcAGTCAGAGATTTATGGCTGTAATTTGGCGTGGAGTttgtgtcagatgtagcagagctgtgaatGTTACCGTATGGTAGAGGTAACAGATATATAGGGGATTAAAGAACCAAACGGTTTCTTgtaagacaatgtttcccaagcagggagcctccagctgttgcaaaactacaattcccagcatgcccggacagctgaaggcacctgcTTGGGAAATGCCGCTGTACCGGCCAAAGATCTGCAAAGGATTAAATATTTAATTCCTCGCTAAAATCTGTGGCATGTGGGAAGGCTGGAAAAGCCAGATGTTTATCGCTCCGACAGATCGCTATGAGCGCAGGTGAAGATGTCGGCGCAGTTCATTGCGTGTTCTGGTGGTCGGGAGACCGAGGACAAACTGGGATGACAGCAAAAGGGGCACAGAGGCTGCGATCATCTGCACGGACGGATCGCTGGACTAGAACAATGGCGCGGAATGATCCATTCTGTACTGTAAGGGACATTCCAAGCCATCGGACAGAGTCTACACAACCATCAGAAGACGCCAACGAGACAGACGTGTACTGACCTCACACCACCGAAAGGCCATcatggaggctggaatggaggtctatcctcttaaaggggtactccagtggaaaacaattttcaactggtgccagaaagttacacagatttgtaaattacttctataaaaaaaatcttaatccttccagtacttatcagctgctgtaagttgagttgttcttttctgtctgaccacagtgctctctgctgacacctctgtccgtgtcagcaactgtccagagtaggagaaaataaatgcccatagaaaacctctcctgctctggacagttcctgacacggacagaggtgtcagcagagagcactttggtcagacaaaaaagacctacacaacttcctctggagcatacagcacgtactggaagggttaagatttacaatgaagtaatttacaaatctggagccagttgataagaaaaaattgttttccacccgagtacccctttaagggaggagTCCCACTTTTGTGTCGAACACAATGATAGCCGGAGATCAGTCTGGAGACTTGGGCAACACCTTGAAGAGGTCTTTATGAGAGAACATCCCTCCGGTCCTACTCCTGGGATTATGGTGCAGGGGGCATAATGTACTGTAGCCGGACCCCTCTACTCTTCATTCCAGGTGCACTAACAGCTCCGTATTACATCGATTTGGCCAAAGAACCAGCGGAGCGAACATTTGTGCAAAGTGTCTCACAAATCAGGAACTATTTTTTCCACACAATAATGTCAGGCCGCATGGTGCTCGAGCTACCATGAGCAGCCGGTGTGACCTGAACGTGCTACCATGGAAGCTGCAAATCATTGTATAGAGGACAGGGTacaagagtacagaacatgtaatacctccctgtactgtagggggcactaccagacaccagtcagtgcatacacttcagtaatacaggtaaagagtacagaacatgtaatacctccctgtactgtagggggcactaccagacaccagtcagtgcacttTTCGCAGATCCGGACTGTTTGTAGcattgtatattgtgtatatagtatgttgtgtatattgcaTGTATATGAACATAATATAAATAGTTGTCAATTTAATGGCCAAGCAGAGACCACATGATATCTAACATGACTAAATATTGGGGAATTATAGCTGCAGGTCCGTTTAAGAATTTAAGAGGAAATGCACTTTAATAGACAATTTACAGTAGGATGGGAAGGTTCCTCCTGTGATCCTCATCACATAATTTGTCTGTATTGCAGGAACCACATGGACGCAGGAGATCGTGGACCTAATCATGCTAAACGGGGACGTGAAGAGGAGCATGCGGGCCCCGTGCTTCATCAAGGTGCCCTTCATAGACCTACATCCAAAGCCCATGCCATCAGGTAACGGAGACCTCAGTGTGGTACCACGGGGTGGTGTAGGGAAATTccttatcacttcgtgacgccagggcactgttatcctacacacggtccgaggttggagacaacttctcctgggccagacacaggaaCACAGCgacgtcaggttacagataactgtctttactgagcagggtgcagatggtattacatggACAGTCTGATGCAGAGTGAGAGGAAGCAGCgtaaccctttgggagccctgttaccttgctggaacttgtggtgctttcaccaaatgaattgatactgacttgtaagacgggtagatgaatcctgttagctagggttctgtcaagatATTGTAGTCTTCTCTGCCGGGGCCtgaacttccaccgtgcgggTAACAGAATGACCGGATAGAATACATTTcatctgggccttcccttgaggCTTCCACACACAACACATCTTTACTGCACTGTGGATCCGCTTACACTGGGGCCACTCCTCACCCACTACACTATAAGAGGAAGAATtatggggttcccattggcaggcagggtcacataggGTTTACACAGCAATACTCTTAAGGGTACAGTTacacatttaaaggagaactccggaataggaaaattatcatccatactgccggcagtaaaaaaaataaagatgtacataccttccttcgctcccccagggcctccggtaaccgtctccggtctccgccacgatcctcttcctggttgccggtggtcggagagtcatactgcactcaccggccacagcgaagtcccgactcggccggtgataggctgagcggcagtgtgacgttttcggccctggcagcaggtgccggtgtagtgaaggattttgtgtcctgaagccgctctgcctatcgccggctgagacaggacttcactgcggccggtgattggctgaacaccggcaaccaggaagaggatcacagcggagaccggagccgattACCGGATGCCacaggggagcgaaggaaggtatgtacatctttatttttttactgccggcagtatggacgataattttcctattccggaattctcctttaacatacatcagtataaaaataacaaaataatttataaaaatatattaatctcCCAACAAAGTGCAAACATAACTAATATAATAAGAAGTCGTCCAGTGGGCCCAACACTTGTGCTCCAATACTgcccgaagccacaggacagctatttgtgctgggacaccacatcagGTCTAGGACTATAAGAAGCTGTGAACACCACATGACACTAGAACAAGACATGACTGTTCTCTGATCTTCATACAGGAGTGGAGGCCGCGGACGCCATGGAGTCACCACGTCTCCTAAAAACTCATCTTCCCATACAGCTGGTGCCGCCATCTTTTTGGGAGAAGAACGTCAAGGTGAACATGAAGAACTGAGGAAAACAATGAGAATTAAGACATAAAGCAGAACTCCTCAGGTTCTATCTCTCATGTGTGATGATATAACAGGAAGGggtacataaaggggtactcctacaaTATATGTATGATGGTCACCTGGATCAAAGTTAAAGAGCTAAGGCCCTTGTTAATGTCATACATGGCCCATGTAGGCCAATGCGGTCAGAACAAGAGGATAAATCTGGTTAGAGGCCCCACCATGTagagtagtggtctcaaactgtggccctccagacagggctggtgcaaggattcatgccaccctaggcaaaagctaattttgcttccccttgaccccgcccatttgacacgccccacctcactactggggtgacacactgtagcaaacctcctcctcatggggtGGATGTATGGAGGCGCGCGCAATGTCAGGACCTGTCTGTCTGGCCTCAGAGATGGCACTTCACTCCTCACgcaggctgaagaatgcagattattatggtactggatgggggggggggcatttgcgACGGTGGGGTGGGTGCTTCGGATGAGTCgtgggtgctttggatgctggccACTGACTTTCTTGCAGCTGGCAGAAAGGTGCCCCCATCAAGGgtgtgctctaggcggctgcctattctgAACCGGCCCTGCCtctagatgctgcaaaacttcaactcccagcatgcccagacaaccgttggcttggagggccaaagtttgagacCCCCGATAAAGTGTACAAATCCTATTTCTTCCTTGTCCATGTAGTCTGTGGTGCCCTGAGCCATCGTCACCATCTAACAGCAGGAATGGTGGGGAGGGAGTTTACAGTGACTTTCTACACATCTAACAGGGTCTCCGAGGATTTTATCCCGAAACAGGAGGAAATCTTTAGATCTGGATTTGTAGAAACCTACTGTAGATGCCTTCACTGCTAATGATGGCGGTTGTGGAGGCCCAGGGTTCAGATTACCCATCTTTTAGCTCTAGTATGAAGCTCTTAGGATAGACCTGAAGATGTCTTGTCTGGACAATTTATTTATTTGGGTCTTTACCTtctgttttttccttcctttctaCAGGTCGTTTATGTTGCCCGGAATGCCAAGGACTGCATGGTCTCCTACTTCTACTTCCAGAGGATGAATAAGGCTCTGCCGGATCCTGGGACCTGGAATGAATACTTCTCTATGTTCCTGAATGGAAAAAGTGAGAAGAAGCAGCTGTCTTTCCTCACAACGTGCTTTACTGCATCGTTATTGTGTTCCTTACTATTTCTTTACCATATTCCTCTTGTTACCTCAAAGAGTCCCTCACCATTTCCTCATGTTCCTCCATGTTTCTTCATCATTTTCCCCACTGATTCTGTGGCGtcagggtgtgaggtgcagggtagatgttataacccaaggggcagatgttattaaccccatcttgtcgtgacgccaggagtggtttagccttaaccacccaaaggtaatagCGCTGGTCTTGGGCTAGGCACGCGGGCAAAGAAGACACAGACGCCAAGTTACATGACACAGAGATCTCgcagacttgctgggacttgcagtagttagacagactttggtgcaggccacggtgactaaacaGTAAACttgacttgatgactgacaattagatggCTTTGGCTTATTTGCAATTGACagttggctgcagactttaggcttgaggcctccaatgctccggacacagacggctgcactggacctcaggaactaagagagagattgcagcccctcccctagttttataggggggctgtgcaaggagcccataggtcacgtggggggtcacctggtcactagtgtctcctgggtaacaatcacatggtataacaattAAAGAAATAGTACATTATTAATATCACAACTTATATACACAAGGCATAATACataaaggggccctggggacatggatagactctgcctgacagggcagaagaagtacagggaaacaccatcccgtgctggtcctctccacattttttattGCTTTACCCTGTCCCTTAGCAtttcctcatcatgttcctcagtatgtcctcacaatgttcctcagtataacctcatcatgttcctcagtattgTCCTCAcaatgttcctcagtatgtcctcatcatgttcctcagtatgtcctcacaATGTTCCTCAGTATATcttcatcatgttcctcagtatgtcctcatcatgttcctcagtataacctcaccatgttcctcagtatgtcctcatcatgttcTTCAGTATAACCTCATCATGTTCTTCAGTATAACCTCATCATGTTactcagtatgtcctcatcatgttcctcagtatgtcctcatcatgttcctcagtatgtcctcatcatgttactcagtatgtcctcaccatgttcctcagtataacctcatcatgttcctcagtatgtcctcatcatgttcctcagtatgtcctcatcatgttcctcagtatgtcctcatcatgttactcagtatgtcctcaccatgttcctcagtataacctcatcatgttcctcagtatgtcctcatcatgttcctcagtataactTCATCATGTTCCTCGgtatgtcctcatcatgttcctcagtataacctcatcatgttcctcagtatgtcctcaccatgttcctcagtataacctcatcatgttcctcagtatgtcctcaccatgttcctcagtataacctcaccatgttcctcaatataacctcaccatgttcctcagtatgtcctcaccatgttcctcagtataacctcatcatgttcctcagtatgtcctcatcatgttcctcagtataacctcatcatgttcctcagtataacctcatcatgttcctcagtataacctcatcatgttcctcagtataacctcatcatgttcctcagtatgtcctcaccatgttcctcagtataacctcaccatgttcctcaatataacctcaccatgttcctcagtatgtcctcaccatgttcctcagtataacctcatcatgttcctcagtatgtcctcatcatgttcctcagtataacctcatcatgttcctcagtataacctcatcatgttcctcagtataacctcatcatgttcctcagtataacctcaccatgttcctcagtatgtcctcaccatgttcctcagtatatcctcaccatgttcctcagtataacctcatcatgttcctcagtatgtcctcatcatgttcctcagtatgtcctcaacatgttcctcagtatgtcctcatcatgttcctcagtatgtcctcaacatgttcctcagtatgtcctcatcatgttcctcagtataacctcaccatgttcctcagtatgtcctcatcatgttcctcagtataacctcaccatgttcctcagcATTTCCTCACCATGTTCCTTCGCTTtactcatcatgttcctcagtatgtcctcaacatgttcctcagtatgtcctcaacatgttcctcagtataacctcaccatgttcctcagtataacctcaccatgttcctcagtatgtcctcatcatgttcctcagtataacctcaccatgttcctcagtatgtcctcatcatgttcctcagtataacctcaccatgttcctcagcATTTCCTCACCATGTTCCTTCGCTTTactcaccatgttcctcagtatgtcctcattATGTTTCTCAGCATTTCCTCACCATGTTTCTCAGCATTTTCTCACCATGTTACTCAGCATTTCCTCACCATGTTTTTTAAGCAtttcctcatcatgttcctccaTGTTTCTTCATCATTTTTCCCCACCGATTCCTCACCAAGTTCCTTAAATATTTTctcctctccacatttttcattgcTTTTCCATGTTCATCAACATTTCTTACCATGTCCCTTAGCAGTTCCTCACCATGTCCATTTGTGTTTTCATCGTTTCCCTCAGCATTTCCTCTCTGTTCCTCAGCATTTCCTCTCTGTTCCTCAGCATTTCCTCTCTATGTTCCTCAGCATTTCCTCCCCATGTTCCTCAGCATTTCCTCCCCATGTTCCTCAGCATTTCCTCTCTATGTTCCTTAGCATTTCCTCCCCATGTTCCTCAGCATTTCCTCCCCATGTTCCTCAGCATTTCCTCTCTATGTTCCTCAGCATTTCCTCCCCATGTTCCTCAGCATTTCCTCCCCATGTTCCTCAGCATTTCCTCTCTATGTTCCTCAGCATTTCCTCTCTATGTTCCTCAGCATTTCCTCTCTATGTTCCTCAGCATTTCCTCTCTATGTTCCTCAGCATTTCCTCTCTATGTTCCTCAGCAtttcctcatcatgttcctcagcaTTTCCTCTCTATGTTCCTCAGCATTTCCTCCCCATGTTCCTCAGCATTTCCTCCCCATGTTCCTCAGCATTTCCTCTCCATGTTCCTCAGCATTTCCTCTCTATGTTCCTCAGCATTTCCTCTCTATGTTCCTCAGCATTTCCTCTCTATGTTCCTCAGCATTTCCTCTCTATGTTCCTCAGCATTTCCTCTCTATGTTCCTCAGCATTTCCTCTCTATGTTCCTCAGCATTTCCTCCCCACGTTCCTCAGCATTTCCTCTCTATGTTCCTCAGCATTTCCTCTCTATATTCCTCAGCATTTCCTCCCCATGTTCCTCAGCATTTCCTCTCTATGTTCCTCAGCATTTCCTCTCTATGTTCCTCAGCATTTCCTCCCCACGTTCCTCAGCATTTCCTCTCTATGTTCCTCAGCATTTCCTCTCTATATTCCTCAGCATTTCCTCCCCATGTTCCTCAGCA from the Hyla sarda isolate aHylSar1 chromosome 8, aHylSar1.hap1, whole genome shotgun sequence genome contains:
- the LOC130283799 gene encoding sulfotransferase 1C1-like isoform X1, which produces MDNCTALPPHRMDPELMKNLAKEMENMIIKMGEIQGVPLPDTTCEIWDKIYNFQAREDDILVATFPKAGTTWTQEIVDLIMLNGDVKRSMRAPCFIKVPFIDLHPKPMPSGVEAADAMESPRLLKTHLPIQLVPPSFWEKNVKVVYVARNAKDCMVSYFYFQRMNKALPDPGTWNEYFSMFLNGKTPWGSWFDHVIGWWNAKDKHQILYVFYEDMIEDPRREIRKISNFLGKDLTEEVLDTIQHHTSFDAMKENPMTNFSVLPSFVFDQSISPFMRKGKVGDWKNHFLVAQNIVFDEEYKKKMEGSGLNFRTEL
- the LOC130283799 gene encoding sulfotransferase 1C1-like isoform X2; this encodes MDPELMKNLAKEMENMIIKMGEIQGVPLPDTTCEIWDKIYNFQAREDDILVATFPKAGTTWTQEIVDLIMLNGDVKRSMRAPCFIKVPFIDLHPKPMPSGVEAADAMESPRLLKTHLPIQLVPPSFWEKNVKVVYVARNAKDCMVSYFYFQRMNKALPDPGTWNEYFSMFLNGKTPWGSWFDHVIGWWNAKDKHQILYVFYEDMIEDPRREIRKISNFLGKDLTEEVLDTIQHHTSFDAMKENPMTNFSVLPSFVFDQSISPFMRKGKVGDWKNHFLVAQNIVFDEEYKKKMEGSGLNFRTEL